The Eleginops maclovinus isolate JMC-PN-2008 ecotype Puerto Natales chromosome 3, JC_Emac_rtc_rv5, whole genome shotgun sequence genome includes a region encoding these proteins:
- the LOC134862083 gene encoding uncharacterized protein LOC134862083 isoform X2, with the protein MTEKHGTSPPRSVRVMYAQGIVALFPYLEDPSSQNGYDHYYDPERGSGYLAWRLKTIQRKAAEERGPAVSRSPKVGGPGHGRTRPFTADQVLTDEEVESAIAVLRHTADEYTIREKMKVTFSYRHAMVNDNDKSAEVFSVFPRFLDTPGLIEQDFRLMFGEQTANNFLERWPTTFKAKVIKESHGLVPSTDLLDLMRNAETSTEVENGWDSDMSTIILLLHLLPPSAQGRKRPGKISASHAVDHLIKFQKTGTSVQQHLDTISQSSQPYLLAQGPTKSSITSFFIAIDKHALPCKATSAVGALDELFKAHYVFCTSYSPVLNNFFTFLQTTIYSIDVGETKETPRIAELRVRMVR; encoded by the exons atgacagaaaaacatgg GACATCTCCGCCCCGGAGTGTGAGAGTGATGTATGCACAGGGGATTGTCGCTCTGTTTCCATATCTTGAAGACCCATCTTCACAGAATGGCTAT GATCATTACTACGATCCTGAAAGGGGTTCAGGATACCTTGCATGGCGGTTGAAGACTATTCAAAGAaaagctgcagaggaaagaGGTCCAGCAGTTAGTAGATCTCCTAAAG TTGGTGGTCCAGGCCATGGGCGTACTAGACCCTTTACTGCCGACCAAGTCCTGACTGACGAGGAAGTGGAATCCGCTATCGCTGTGTTGAGACACACTGCTGATGAGTACACCATCCGTGAGAAGATGAAAGTCACTTTCAGTTATCGCCATGCCATGGTCAATGATAATGACAAATCAGCAGAGGTCTTCTCAGTATTTCCACGGTTCCTGGACACACCAGGACTG ATAGAACAGGATTTCAGACTTATGTTTGGTGAGCAGACTGCCAACAATTTCCTGGAGAGGTGGCCTACCACTTTCAAAGCAAAAGTAATTAAGGAAAGCCATGGACTGGTCCCCTCCACAGACCTTCTTGATTTGATGCGCAACGCTGAGACATCTACTGAAGTCGAAAATG GCTGGGACAGTGACATGTCAACCATCATACTGCTGCTACATCTGCTACCGCCATCCGCACAGGGACGAAAGAGGCCAGGGAAGATTTCAGCATCTCATGCAGTAGATCACCTCATCAAATTCCAAAAG ACGGGAACAAGCGTGCAGCAGCATCTTGACACCATAAGTCAAAGCAGTCAGCCCTACCTCCTTGCTCAGGGACCCACAAAAAGCAGCATTACCTCCTTCTTCATTGCTATCGACAAGCATGCACTTCCATGCAAAGCAACCAGCGCAGTCGGAGCCCTGGATGAACTCTTTAAGGCCCACTACGTCTTTTGTACATCTTACAGTCCTGTGTTGAAtaatttcttcacttttttgcaaaccaccaTTTACAGCATTGATGTGGGGGAAACGAAGGAAACGCCAAGAATCGCAGAGTTGCGAGTGCGAATGGTGCGTTAA
- the LOC134862083 gene encoding uncharacterized protein LOC134862083 isoform X3 — protein sequence MLLRVSFGGEQKYIKLPEVTFGDFLREVGGPGHGRTRPFTADQVLTDEEVESAIAVLRHTADEYTIREKMKVTFSYRHAMVNDNDKSAEVFSVFPRFLDTPGLIEQDFRLMFGEQTANNFLERWPTTFKAKVIKESHGLVPSTDLLDLMRNAETSTEVENGWDSDMSTIILLLHLLPPSAQGRKRPGKISASHAVDHLIKFQKTGTSVQQHLDTISQSSQPYLLAQGPTKSSITSFFIAIDKHALPCKATSAVGALDELFKAHYVFCTSYSPVLNNFFTFLQTTIYSIDVGETKETPRIAELRVRMVR from the exons ATGCTGCTGCGTGTTTCGTTTGGTGGAGAGCAGAAGTACATAAAGCTGCCTGAAGTAACATTTGGTGATTTCTTGAGAGAAG TTGGTGGTCCAGGCCATGGGCGTACTAGACCCTTTACTGCCGACCAAGTCCTGACTGACGAGGAAGTGGAATCCGCTATCGCTGTGTTGAGACACACTGCTGATGAGTACACCATCCGTGAGAAGATGAAAGTCACTTTCAGTTATCGCCATGCCATGGTCAATGATAATGACAAATCAGCAGAGGTCTTCTCAGTATTTCCACGGTTCCTGGACACACCAGGACTG ATAGAACAGGATTTCAGACTTATGTTTGGTGAGCAGACTGCCAACAATTTCCTGGAGAGGTGGCCTACCACTTTCAAAGCAAAAGTAATTAAGGAAAGCCATGGACTGGTCCCCTCCACAGACCTTCTTGATTTGATGCGCAACGCTGAGACATCTACTGAAGTCGAAAATG GCTGGGACAGTGACATGTCAACCATCATACTGCTGCTACATCTGCTACCGCCATCCGCACAGGGACGAAAGAGGCCAGGGAAGATTTCAGCATCTCATGCAGTAGATCACCTCATCAAATTCCAAAAG ACGGGAACAAGCGTGCAGCAGCATCTTGACACCATAAGTCAAAGCAGTCAGCCCTACCTCCTTGCTCAGGGACCCACAAAAAGCAGCATTACCTCCTTCTTCATTGCTATCGACAAGCATGCACTTCCATGCAAAGCAACCAGCGCAGTCGGAGCCCTGGATGAACTCTTTAAGGCCCACTACGTCTTTTGTACATCTTACAGTCCTGTGTTGAAtaatttcttcacttttttgcaaaccaccaTTTACAGCATTGATGTGGGGGAAACGAAGGAAACGCCAAGAATCGCAGAGTTGCGAGTGCGAATGGTGCGTTAA
- the LOC134862083 gene encoding uncharacterized protein LOC134862083 isoform X1, with amino-acid sequence MLIVEYTRTSPPRSVRVMYAQGIVALFPYLEDPSSQNGYDHYYDPERGSGYLAWRLKTIQRKAAEERGPAVSRSPKVGGPGHGRTRPFTADQVLTDEEVESAIAVLRHTADEYTIREKMKVTFSYRHAMVNDNDKSAEVFSVFPRFLDTPGLIEQDFRLMFGEQTANNFLERWPTTFKAKVIKESHGLVPSTDLLDLMRNAETSTEVENGWDSDMSTIILLLHLLPPSAQGRKRPGKISASHAVDHLIKFQKTGTSVQQHLDTISQSSQPYLLAQGPTKSSITSFFIAIDKHALPCKATSAVGALDELFKAHYVFCTSYSPVLNNFFTFLQTTIYSIDVGETKETPRIAELRVRMVR; translated from the exons ATGTTGATTGTTGAATACACCAGGACATCTCCGCCCCGGAGTGTGAGAGTGATGTATGCACAGGGGATTGTCGCTCTGTTTCCATATCTTGAAGACCCATCTTCACAGAATGGCTAT GATCATTACTACGATCCTGAAAGGGGTTCAGGATACCTTGCATGGCGGTTGAAGACTATTCAAAGAaaagctgcagaggaaagaGGTCCAGCAGTTAGTAGATCTCCTAAAG TTGGTGGTCCAGGCCATGGGCGTACTAGACCCTTTACTGCCGACCAAGTCCTGACTGACGAGGAAGTGGAATCCGCTATCGCTGTGTTGAGACACACTGCTGATGAGTACACCATCCGTGAGAAGATGAAAGTCACTTTCAGTTATCGCCATGCCATGGTCAATGATAATGACAAATCAGCAGAGGTCTTCTCAGTATTTCCACGGTTCCTGGACACACCAGGACTG ATAGAACAGGATTTCAGACTTATGTTTGGTGAGCAGACTGCCAACAATTTCCTGGAGAGGTGGCCTACCACTTTCAAAGCAAAAGTAATTAAGGAAAGCCATGGACTGGTCCCCTCCACAGACCTTCTTGATTTGATGCGCAACGCTGAGACATCTACTGAAGTCGAAAATG GCTGGGACAGTGACATGTCAACCATCATACTGCTGCTACATCTGCTACCGCCATCCGCACAGGGACGAAAGAGGCCAGGGAAGATTTCAGCATCTCATGCAGTAGATCACCTCATCAAATTCCAAAAG ACGGGAACAAGCGTGCAGCAGCATCTTGACACCATAAGTCAAAGCAGTCAGCCCTACCTCCTTGCTCAGGGACCCACAAAAAGCAGCATTACCTCCTTCTTCATTGCTATCGACAAGCATGCACTTCCATGCAAAGCAACCAGCGCAGTCGGAGCCCTGGATGAACTCTTTAAGGCCCACTACGTCTTTTGTACATCTTACAGTCCTGTGTTGAAtaatttcttcacttttttgcaaaccaccaTTTACAGCATTGATGTGGGGGAAACGAAGGAAACGCCAAGAATCGCAGAGTTGCGAGTGCGAATGGTGCGTTAA